In Hyphomicrobiales bacterium, a single window of DNA contains:
- a CDS encoding NAD(P)/FAD-dependent oxidoreductase, with translation MAHIVVLGAGLGGTIMAYEMKDQLRPEDTLTVVTKEAKYHFVPSNPWVAVNWRKREDVEVDLAPVFARKGIAFRPSPATKVDPASNTIELADGSSVTYDYLVIATGPELAFDEIEGLGPHGGHTQSVCHVDHAQKAGEAFEAFCKNPAPIIVGAVQGASCFGPAYEFLFILETELRRRKIRDRVPMTFVTAEPYIGHLGLDGVGDTKGLLESEMRGHHIKWMTSSRVKKVEAGKMTVEEVADDGTVKATKELPFGFSMMLPAFRGIAPLRGIEGLSNPRGFTIIDKHQRNPKYPNVFAVGVCVAIPPMGPTPVPCGVPKTGFMIESMVTATAQNIGLLLRGEEPKHQATWNAVCLADFGDSGVAFVAQPQIPPRNVNWSSSGKWVHGAKIGFEKYFLHKMRRGTSETFYEKLALDVLGIGKLKQTTTTD, from the coding sequence ATGGCGCATATCGTTGTACTGGGAGCCGGCTTGGGCGGCACCATCATGGCCTATGAAATGAAGGATCAGCTGCGGCCCGAAGACACGCTCACCGTCGTCACCAAGGAAGCCAAGTATCACTTCGTCCCATCCAATCCCTGGGTGGCCGTCAACTGGCGCAAGCGCGAGGACGTGGAAGTCGATCTGGCGCCCGTCTTTGCCCGCAAGGGCATCGCCTTCCGCCCGTCACCGGCCACGAAGGTCGATCCCGCCAGCAATACAATTGAATTGGCGGACGGTTCATCCGTCACCTACGACTATCTCGTCATCGCAACAGGCCCTGAACTCGCCTTTGACGAGATCGAGGGACTTGGCCCCCACGGCGGGCACACCCAATCTGTCTGCCACGTCGATCACGCCCAGAAGGCGGGCGAGGCCTTCGAGGCATTCTGCAAGAACCCGGCCCCCATCATTGTCGGCGCCGTGCAGGGCGCGTCATGCTTCGGACCCGCTTACGAGTTCCTCTTCATTCTCGAAACGGAACTCCGCCGCCGCAAGATCCGTGACCGCGTGCCAATGACCTTTGTCACCGCCGAACCCTACATCGGCCACCTCGGCCTTGATGGCGTGGGCGATACCAAGGGCCTTCTGGAAAGCGAAATGCGCGGACACCACATCAAGTGGATGACGTCGAGCCGCGTCAAGAAAGTCGAAGCCGGCAAGATGACGGTGGAAGAAGTCGCCGACGACGGCACGGTGAAGGCAACGAAGGAACTGCCTTTCGGCTTCTCCATGATGCTCCCGGCCTTCCGTGGCATCGCGCCCTTGCGCGGAATCGAAGGTCTCTCCAACCCGCGCGGCTTCACCATCATCGACAAGCACCAGCGCAACCCGAAATACCCGAATGTCTTCGCCGTCGGTGTCTGCGTCGCCATCCCGCCCATGGGACCGACGCCGGTGCCCTGCGGCGTGCCCAAGACGGGTTTCATGATCGAGTCCATGGTCACGGCCACGGCGCAGAACATCGGCCTGCTCTTGCGCGGCGAAGAGCCCAAGCATCAGGCCACATGGAATGCCGTCTGCCTCGCGGACTTTGGCGATTCCGGCGTGGCCTTTGTGGCCCAGCCGCAGATCCCGCCCCGCAACGTCAACTGGTCGTCGTCGGGCAAGTGGGTCCACGGCGCCAAGATCGGCTTCGAAAAATACTTCCTTCACAAGATGCGCCGCGGCACCAGCGAGACCTTCTACGAAAAACTCGCGCTCGATGTCCTCGGCATCGGCAAGCTGAAGCAGACCACGACAACGGATTGA
- the xsc gene encoding sulfoacetaldehyde acetyltransferase, with protein MKMTTEEAFIKVLQMHGIDNAFGIIGSAFMPISDLFPKAGIAFWDCAHEGSGGMMADGFTRASGRMSMMIAQNGPGITNFVTAVKTAYWNHTPLLLVTPQAANRTIGQGGFQEVEQMALFKDMVCYQEEVRDQHRVAEVLNRVIQNAKRMSAPAQINMPRDLFTHVVDIELPVIVDFERPSGGDDTLDAAAKLLSEAKFPVILNGAGVVIGGAIPASKALAERLDAPVCVGYQHNDAFPGSHPLFAGPLGYNGSKAAMELIKQADVVLCLGTRLNPFSTLPGYGLEYWPKDAKIIQVDINPNRIGLTKKVSVGIVGDAKKVAEGLLARLSPKAGDQGRSERKNLISTTKSRWAQELSSMDHENDDPGTTWNERARKAKPDWMSPRMAWRAIQSALPRDAIISSDIGNNCAIGNAYPSFEAGRKYLAPGLFGPCGYGLPSIVGAKIGCPDVPVVGFSGDGAFGIAVTELTAIGRKEWPAVTMVVFRNYQWGAEKRNSTLWYDDNFIGTELDPEVSYAGIAKACGLQGVQARTMDQLRDALSKAIDDQMKHGKTTLIEAMINQELGDPFRRDAMKKPVVVAGIDAKDMRKPKVA; from the coding sequence ATGAAAATGACGACCGAAGAAGCCTTCATCAAAGTGCTGCAGATGCACGGCATCGACAATGCCTTCGGCATCATCGGATCGGCCTTCATGCCGATTTCCGATCTCTTCCCCAAGGCGGGCATTGCGTTCTGGGACTGCGCGCATGAAGGCTCCGGCGGCATGATGGCGGACGGGTTCACGCGCGCCTCCGGCCGCATGTCCATGATGATCGCGCAGAACGGCCCGGGCATCACCAATTTCGTGACCGCGGTGAAGACCGCCTACTGGAACCACACGCCACTGCTGCTGGTGACGCCGCAGGCGGCGAACCGCACCATCGGCCAGGGCGGCTTCCAGGAAGTAGAGCAGATGGCGCTGTTCAAGGACATGGTGTGCTACCAGGAAGAGGTGCGCGACCAGCACCGCGTGGCGGAAGTGCTGAACCGCGTGATCCAGAACGCCAAGCGCATGTCGGCGCCGGCGCAGATCAACATGCCGCGCGACCTCTTCACCCATGTGGTCGATATCGAACTGCCGGTGATCGTGGACTTCGAGCGGCCGTCGGGCGGCGATGACACGCTTGATGCGGCGGCGAAGCTGCTCTCCGAGGCCAAGTTCCCGGTGATCCTGAATGGTGCGGGCGTGGTGATCGGCGGGGCCATTCCGGCATCGAAGGCGCTGGCCGAGCGGCTGGATGCGCCGGTGTGCGTGGGTTACCAGCACAATGACGCCTTCCCCGGATCGCATCCGCTGTTTGCGGGTCCGCTGGGCTACAACGGCTCCAAGGCGGCCATGGAACTGATCAAGCAGGCCGACGTGGTGCTGTGCCTCGGCACGCGCCTCAACCCCTTCTCGACGCTACCTGGATATGGCCTCGAATACTGGCCTAAGGATGCCAAGATCATCCAGGTCGACATCAACCCCAACCGCATCGGCCTCACCAAGAAGGTGAGCGTGGGCATCGTGGGAGATGCGAAGAAGGTGGCGGAAGGCCTGCTGGCCCGCCTCTCGCCCAAGGCGGGCGATCAGGGCCGCAGCGAGCGCAAGAACCTCATCTCCACCACGAAGTCGCGTTGGGCGCAGGAACTTTCGTCGATGGATCACGAGAACGATGATCCGGGCACGACATGGAACGAGCGCGCCCGCAAGGCGAAGCCCGACTGGATGAGCCCGCGCATGGCGTGGCGCGCCATCCAGTCCGCACTGCCGCGCGACGCCATCATTTCCTCCGACATCGGCAACAACTGCGCCATCGGCAACGCCTATCCGTCGTTTGAAGCGGGTCGCAAATACCTGGCGCCGGGCCTGTTCGGCCCGTGTGGCTACGGCCTGCCCTCCATCGTGGGCGCCAAGATCGGCTGCCCCGATGTGCCCGTGGTGGGCTTCTCCGGCGATGGTGCCTTCGGAATTGCCGTCACGGAACTCACCGCCATCGGCCGCAAGGAGTGGCCGGCGGTCACCATGGTGGTTTTCCGCAACTATCAGTGGGGCGCAGAGAAGCGCAATTCGACGCTGTGGTATGACGACAATTTCATCGGAACCGAACTTGACCCGGAAGTGTCCTACGCCGGCATTGCCAAGGCCTGCGGATTGCAGGGCGTGCAGGCGCGCACCATGGACCAGTTGCGCGATGCGCTGTCGAAGGCCATCGACGACCAGATGAAGCATGGCAAGACCACGCTCATCGAAGCGATGATCAATCAGGAACTGGGCGACCCCTTCCGCCGCGACGCCATGAAGAAGCCCGTGGTGGTGGCAGGTATCGATGCCAAGGACATGCGGAAGCCCAAGGTGGCGTGA
- a CDS encoding methyltransferase domain-containing protein, whose product MQETDKVFAGSVPENYDRYMVPLIFAQYAADIARRAASLSPGAVLEIAAGTGAVTRALAPGLSSDARYVVTDLNQPMLDFATLRQGVDSRITWRQADALALPFEDASFDLVCCQFGAMFFPDRVSAYREAKRVLKPGGHFLFNVWDRIEENVFADDVTNALAGMFPGDPPRFMARTPHGYHDKARIRDDVEAAGFSAVEIETRAEQSRASSAYIPAVAYCQGTLLRNEIEARDPGKLAAATDYVASVIANRHGSGEVAAKIQAHVIMAAI is encoded by the coding sequence ATGCAGGAAACCGACAAGGTGTTCGCGGGCTCGGTGCCAGAAAACTACGACCGCTATATGGTGCCGTTGATATTCGCCCAGTACGCTGCAGATATTGCCCGGCGGGCAGCGTCCCTCTCGCCCGGCGCTGTTCTGGAAATCGCCGCAGGCACCGGGGCCGTCACCCGCGCATTGGCGCCGGGACTGTCCTCGGATGCACGCTATGTCGTAACCGACCTCAACCAGCCCATGCTGGACTTTGCCACGTTGCGGCAAGGTGTTGACAGTCGGATCACCTGGCGCCAGGCGGATGCTCTGGCCTTGCCGTTTGAAGACGCGTCCTTCGATCTTGTTTGCTGTCAGTTTGGCGCGATGTTCTTTCCCGACCGCGTGTCTGCATACCGCGAGGCCAAACGGGTCCTCAAACCCGGAGGACATTTCTTGTTCAACGTATGGGATCGCATCGAAGAGAACGTGTTTGCGGATGATGTGACGAATGCCCTCGCCGGGATGTTTCCCGGCGATCCGCCTCGCTTCATGGCCCGCACCCCGCATGGCTACCACGACAAGGCGCGGATTCGTGACGACGTGGAGGCGGCAGGCTTCTCCGCCGTGGAGATCGAGACCAGAGCGGAACAAAGCCGCGCATCTTCGGCGTATATTCCGGCTGTGGCCTACTGCCAAGGCACTCTTCTTCGGAACGAAATCGAGGCCAGGGACCCGGGAAAACTGGCGGCGGCAACTGACTATGTTGCATCGGTGATCGCCAACCGTCACGGCAGTGGCGAGGTTGCCGCCAAGATTCAGGCACACGTGATCATGGCCGCCATCTGA
- a CDS encoding acetyl-CoA hydrolase/transferase family protein: MTTKLTNGRRIGAAHLASRIMSPAEAAALIRPGSNVGMSGFTGSGHPKAVPLALAEIINARHAAGEAFKVNIWSGASTAPELDGALAKADGIDVRLPYQSDPTCRQRINAGQMNYIDMHLSHVAQHAWFGFFGPLDYAVIEVTGINEDGSLIPSTAVGNNKTWLDLAQNIILEVNSAQDLRLEGMHDIYYGTALPPQRKPIPMTKPSDRIGVPHLRCNPAKIIAIVETNLPDRHTDFAAPDATSQAIAAHMLEFLHHEVRAGRMPENLLPLQSGVGNVANAVLAGLEDAPFEDLTAYTEVLQDGMLRLIRAGRLTSASASAISLSEAALRDFLDNIDFYRERIILRPQEISNHPEVVRRLGLIAMNSMIEADIYGNVNSTHISGTSIMNGIGGSGDFARNAYLNFFMTPSTAKGGSISCIVPMVTHVDHTEHDVQVIVTEQGLADLRGLSPKQRAAVITANCAHPKFRAALQDYFARALRTSPGKHTPHLMDEAFSFMQDWAQEHAPVPLRRPDAA; this comes from the coding sequence ATGACAACTAAATTGACGAATGGCCGGCGCATCGGTGCGGCCCACCTTGCCTCCAGGATCATGTCGCCAGCGGAAGCAGCCGCACTCATCCGCCCCGGCAGCAATGTCGGCATGAGTGGCTTCACTGGCTCCGGCCATCCCAAGGCGGTTCCGCTGGCACTCGCCGAGATCATCAACGCCCGCCATGCCGCAGGCGAGGCCTTCAAGGTCAACATCTGGAGCGGCGCTTCCACCGCGCCGGAACTCGATGGCGCGCTCGCCAAGGCAGATGGCATCGACGTGCGCCTGCCCTATCAGTCAGACCCCACCTGCCGCCAGCGCATCAACGCCGGGCAGATGAACTACATCGACATGCATCTCTCGCATGTGGCGCAACACGCCTGGTTCGGCTTCTTCGGCCCGCTGGACTACGCCGTCATCGAAGTGACAGGCATCAACGAAGACGGCAGCCTCATTCCTTCCACGGCAGTCGGCAACAACAAGACCTGGCTCGATCTCGCCCAGAACATCATCCTCGAAGTGAACAGCGCCCAGGACCTTCGTCTCGAGGGCATGCACGACATCTACTACGGCACCGCACTTCCCCCGCAGCGCAAGCCCATCCCGATGACGAAGCCGTCAGACCGTATTGGCGTGCCGCACCTGCGCTGCAATCCCGCCAAGATCATCGCCATCGTCGAGACCAACCTGCCGGACCGTCACACCGATTTTGCGGCACCGGACGCCACGTCGCAGGCCATCGCCGCGCACATGCTGGAATTCCTCCACCATGAGGTGAGGGCGGGCCGCATGCCGGAAAACCTGCTGCCGCTGCAATCGGGCGTGGGCAACGTCGCCAACGCCGTTCTCGCTGGCCTTGAGGATGCGCCCTTTGAAGACCTCACCGCCTACACCGAAGTCCTGCAGGATGGCATGCTGCGCCTCATCCGCGCGGGCCGCCTCACCTCGGCATCGGCCTCGGCGATCTCGCTGTCGGAAGCAGCGCTGCGGGACTTCCTCGACAACATTGATTTCTATCGCGAGCGCATCATCCTGCGCCCGCAGGAAATCTCCAACCATCCCGAAGTGGTGCGACGGCTTGGCCTCATCGCCATGAACAGCATGATCGAGGCCGACATCTACGGTAACGTGAATTCGACCCACATCAGCGGCACCAGCATCATGAACGGCATCGGCGGTTCCGGCGATTTTGCCCGCAACGCCTATCTCAACTTCTTCATGACACCATCGACGGCGAAGGGCGGCAGCATCTCCTGCATCGTCCCCATGGTCACCCACGTCGACCACACCGAGCATGACGTGCAGGTGATCGTGACGGAGCAGGGCCTTGCCGATCTGCGCGGCCTCAGCCCCAAGCAGCGCGCCGCCGTCATCACCGCCAATTGCGCCCATCCGAAGTTCCGTGCCGCCCTGCAGGACTATTTCGCCCGCGCGTTGCGCACCTCGCCCGGCAAGCACACGCCGCACCTGATGGATGAAGCCTTCAGCTTCATGCAGGATTGGGCGCAGGAGCACGCGCCCGTGCCGCTGCGCCGCCCCGATGCCGCGTGA
- a CDS encoding TetR/AcrR family transcriptional regulator, with the protein MADGHTSSRGTADAILDVAQRLVQTRGYNAFSYGDIASELKVTKASLHYHFPSKAELGARLIERYDGLFTAELARIDDVAKSAPQKLKLFADIYGRVLADNRMCLCGMLTAEFETLPGDMRERLALFFRHSEAWLTQVLSDGRKQGELAFEGKPADVAQFLVGSLEGLMMMARSQGGVARFKVSVRRLLAEAGVD; encoded by the coding sequence ATGGCAGACGGACACACTTCTTCCCGCGGAACCGCCGATGCCATCCTCGACGTGGCGCAGCGCCTGGTACAGACGCGCGGCTACAACGCCTTCAGCTACGGTGACATTGCCAGTGAACTGAAAGTCACGAAGGCAAGCCTGCACTATCATTTCCCATCGAAGGCAGAACTCGGGGCGCGGCTCATCGAACGCTATGACGGCCTGTTCACAGCCGAACTTGCACGGATTGATGACGTTGCAAAGTCCGCGCCGCAGAAGCTCAAACTCTTTGCCGACATCTACGGCCGTGTGCTGGCGGACAACCGGATGTGCCTGTGCGGCATGCTGACGGCGGAGTTCGAAACACTGCCCGGCGACATGCGGGAGCGATTGGCACTGTTCTTCAGGCACAGCGAGGCTTGGCTCACACAGGTTCTGAGTGACGGCCGCAAGCAGGGTGAACTTGCCTTCGAGGGCAAGCCCGCCGACGTGGCACAGTTCCTCGTGGGCTCGCTGGAAGGATTGATGATGATGGCGCGCTCGCAGGGCGGCGTGGCGCGCTTCAAGGTTTCGGTGCGGCGGCTGCTGGCAGAAGCGGGCGTTGACTGA
- a CDS encoding nuclear transport factor 2 family protein, whose translation MSAKSAVSIQDLRKAIETRNAASLKAYYAPNAELTIIDSDNPPSKPRTLKGTAEIGAFLDDVYSRDMVHTLDMGVRSDGHLAFVQGCKYSDGTRVISSSVAEVGPQGITKQTTVQAWDN comes from the coding sequence ATGTCTGCCAAGAGTGCCGTCTCCATCCAGGATCTGCGCAAGGCGATTGAAACCCGCAATGCCGCAAGCCTGAAGGCGTATTATGCGCCCAATGCCGAATTGACGATCATCGACAGTGACAACCCGCCCAGCAAGCCCCGCACGCTCAAGGGCACGGCGGAGATCGGTGCCTTCCTCGACGACGTCTATAGCCGCGACATGGTCCACACCCTCGACATGGGTGTGCGGTCGGATGGCCACCTCGCCTTCGTGCAGGGGTGCAAATATTCCGATGGCACCCGCGTCATCTCATCTTCCGTGGCGGAAGTGGGCCCGCAGGGCATCACCAAGCAGACCACGGTTCAGGCCTGGGATAACTAG
- a CDS encoding c-type cytochrome → MTFSKSLLALAALAALSAPALADGDAAKGAIVGKKCIACHSVTDAKNKVGPSLVGVVGRPIASAADFKYSDSMKEYAATAGAWDAAKLDSYLENPKKDVPKGKMAFPGVKDATERADLIAYLATLK, encoded by the coding sequence ATGACATTCTCCAAATCCCTCCTTGCCCTTGCTGCCCTCGCAGCGCTCTCGGCCCCCGCGCTCGCTGATGGTGACGCCGCCAAGGGTGCCATCGTCGGCAAGAAGTGCATCGCCTGCCACAGCGTCACTGACGCCAAGAACAAGGTCGGCCCGTCGCTGGTTGGCGTCGTGGGACGCCCCATCGCCAGTGCTGCCGACTTCAAGTACTCGGACAGCATGAAGGAATATGCCGCCACTGCCGGTGCGTGGGATGCGGCCAAGCTCGACTCCTATCTCGAGAACCCCAAGAAGGACGTGCCGAAGGGCAAGATGGCCTTCCCGGGCGTGAAGGACGCCACCGAGCGTGCCGACCTGATCGCCTATCTCGCCACGCTCAAGTAA
- a CDS encoding tetratricopeptide repeat protein: MSFDLQGNSLTGASQNGAAQFAAALQQLSNYAGDPLGLAEQVIAAEPGFVMAHVLKAWLYLLGTDAKAAAAIQSAIAEAENLPSNAREQGHVAAVKALAGGRFHQASRIIEDVSVHHPRDLLALIAGHQLDFFTGNSRMLRDRIGRAAPHWSPSMAGYHSLLGMHAFGLEEMGDYARAEAKGREALSLQRHDGWAKHAVAHVLEMQGRHDDGIRFMREDVEGWTKDSFFAVHNWWHLALYHLERGDEAAVLELADGPITTVAQNQMMDLVDASALLWRLSLRGIDPGKRWAALVARYEDLWVPGYYAFNDLHAVMAFLGAGRQDLVEATLAAQMDAEADNIAFSNDVGLPLIQGFIAFHKGDHAKAVSLMRPVRNSAARFGGSHAQRDIIDLTLLEAALRGGDAALAQALTAERAEAKHDSPLVAMFARRAAMLPETVAA; encoded by the coding sequence ATGAGCTTTGATCTACAAGGAAACAGCCTGACGGGAGCGAGCCAGAACGGTGCCGCACAATTTGCGGCAGCGTTGCAGCAGCTTTCCAACTACGCCGGTGATCCCCTCGGACTGGCCGAGCAAGTGATCGCGGCGGAGCCCGGCTTCGTGATGGCCCACGTGCTGAAAGCGTGGCTCTACCTGCTGGGCACCGATGCCAAGGCCGCGGCTGCCATCCAGTCCGCCATCGCAGAGGCCGAGAATCTGCCTTCCAACGCACGCGAACAAGGCCACGTGGCGGCTGTGAAGGCGCTGGCGGGCGGGCGCTTTCACCAGGCGTCGCGCATCATCGAGGATGTCAGTGTGCACCATCCGCGCGACCTGCTGGCGCTGATTGCCGGACATCAGCTCGACTTCTTCACGGGCAATTCGCGCATGCTGCGGGACCGCATCGGACGGGCGGCGCCGCACTGGTCGCCTTCGATGGCGGGCTATCATTCGCTGCTCGGCATGCATGCGTTCGGTCTGGAGGAGATGGGCGACTATGCCCGCGCCGAGGCCAAGGGCCGCGAGGCGCTGTCGCTGCAGCGCCACGATGGCTGGGCGAAACATGCGGTTGCTCATGTGCTGGAAATGCAGGGCCGCCACGACGATGGCATCCGTTTCATGCGCGAGGATGTGGAGGGCTGGACCAAGGACAGCTTCTTTGCCGTGCACAACTGGTGGCATCTCGCCCTCTATCATCTGGAACGCGGCGATGAGGCGGCGGTGCTGGAACTGGCAGACGGGCCCATCACCACGGTGGCGCAGAACCAGATGATGGATCTGGTCGATGCCTCCGCCCTGCTGTGGCGGTTGTCCTTGCGCGGCATTGATCCCGGCAAGCGCTGGGCCGCGCTGGTGGCGCGCTACGAAGACCTGTGGGTGCCCGGATATTATGCCTTCAACGACCTGCATGCGGTGATGGCCTTCCTCGGCGCGGGACGGCAGGACCTGGTGGAGGCGACGCTGGCGGCGCAGATGGATGCGGAAGCCGACAACATCGCGTTTTCCAACGATGTGGGGCTGCCCCTGATCCAGGGCTTCATTGCCTTCCACAAGGGCGACCATGCGAAGGCCGTCAGCCTGATGCGGCCGGTGCGGAACAGTGCCGCGCGTTTCGGGGGCAGCCATGCCCAGCGCGACATCATCGACCTCACGCTGCTGGAAGCGGCCTTGCGCGGCGGAGACGCTGCACTGGCACAAGCCCTGACAGCGGAACGGGCGGAAGCCAAGCACGACAGCCCGCTTGTGGCCATGTTCGCGCGGCGTGCCGCTATGCTGCCAGAGACTGTAGCGGCATAG
- a CDS encoding DUF1127 domain-containing protein — protein MMSILRGRLARRIANWRAGRETRRAIAHLDDRLLEDAGLPRRSTAPRKQTHLHYPYLDI, from the coding sequence ATGATGAGTATTCTTCGCGGCCGCCTTGCGCGCCGCATTGCCAACTGGCGGGCGGGACGCGAAACGCGCCGCGCCATCGCCCACCTTGACGACCGCCTTCTGGAAGATGCAGGCTTGCCCCGGCGCAGCACCGCGCCCCGCAAACAGACGCACCTGCACTATCCATACCTGGACATTTGA
- a CDS encoding AraC family transcriptional regulator: MTARSNSIADDPLGAILGMIRLSGAVFIDNHFTAPWSVLSSVTVQDCVPFHMNPRQLVAYHLVTEGRCFVSLPGHAPLIAEAGDAVILPRNDAHVMSSDFGLPPMPAEESVIPGEEGSVACCRLGGGGALTRIYCGFLATSEESNPVFEALPPLLKISINECESYDWIESSMRYAIQEIVQGRLASSTTMSRLAELLLVEALRKYMSSGEADYRWLAGFRDRQVGRALSRLHQDLAHDWTVDVLAREAGMSRTAFSNRFSELTGLSPMRYVADWRMRAAQTHLKDGGHTVAAVAAKVGYESEEAFSRAFKKNFGTAPATWRERERDCA; this comes from the coding sequence ATGACCGCACGTTCAAATTCGATTGCTGATGATCCGCTGGGCGCCATCCTGGGCATGATCAGGCTCAGTGGTGCCGTGTTCATCGACAACCATTTCACTGCGCCATGGTCGGTCCTGTCCTCGGTGACGGTGCAGGATTGCGTGCCCTTTCACATGAATCCGCGCCAGCTTGTTGCCTATCATCTCGTCACGGAAGGCCGCTGCTTTGTCTCGCTCCCGGGGCACGCGCCGCTCATTGCGGAGGCAGGCGATGCCGTCATCCTGCCGCGCAACGATGCGCATGTCATGTCGAGCGACTTTGGTCTGCCGCCCATGCCTGCCGAGGAGTCCGTCATTCCGGGCGAAGAAGGCTCGGTCGCCTGTTGCAGACTGGGCGGCGGTGGCGCGCTCACCCGCATCTACTGCGGCTTTCTCGCCACCTCGGAGGAATCCAATCCGGTCTTCGAGGCCCTGCCACCTCTGCTCAAGATCAGCATCAACGAATGCGAATCCTATGACTGGATCGAAAGCTCCATGCGCTACGCCATCCAGGAGATCGTCCAGGGCCGCCTTGCCTCATCGACCACAATGTCACGGCTGGCGGAGCTTCTGCTGGTCGAGGCCCTGCGCAAGTACATGTCGTCCGGCGAAGCGGACTACCGCTGGCTCGCCGGCTTCCGCGACCGCCAGGTGGGCCGTGCCCTCAGCCGCCTCCATCAGGATCTCGCCCATGACTGGACGGTGGACGTACTGGCCCGCGAGGCCGGCATGTCGCGCACCGCCTTTTCCAACCGCTTCAGCGAACTCACCGGTCTGTCGCCCATGCGCTATGTGGCCGACTGGCGCATGCGCGCGGCGCAGACGCATCTGAAGGACGGCGGCCACACCGTCGCCGCCGTCGCTGCCAAGGTGGGCTACGAGTCGGAGGAAGCCTTCAGCCGCGCCTTCAAGAAGAACTTCGGCACCGCCCCCGCCACATGGCGCGAACGCGAAAGGGACTGCGCCTGA
- a CDS encoding fructose-bisphosphate aldolase class II, with protein sequence MARITLRQLLDHAAEHDYGVPAFNINNMEQALAIMAAADKTDSPVIIQASRGARSYANDIMLKHMMDAVTEIYPHIPVCVHLDHGNEAATCMTAIQSGFTSVMMDGSLKADGKTPADWAYNVGVTKKVTEMAHLGGISVEGELGVLGSLETGEGEKEDGHGAEGKLSHDQLLTNPDEAVKFVKETDVDALAIAMGTSHGAYKFTKKPDGKVLAMHVIEEIHKKLPNTHLVMHGSSSVPEDLQEIINKFGGKMKPTWGVPVEEIQRGIKNGVRKINIDTDNRMALTGAIRKVFAEEPSEFDPRKYLKPGMDAINKLCTQRFNEFNTAGQASKIKKVIPLADMAKLYAKGDLKQKIAG encoded by the coding sequence ATGGCCCGCATCACCCTTCGCCAGTTGCTCGACCACGCCGCCGAACATGACTACGGCGTGCCCGCATTCAACATCAACAACATGGAACAGGCGCTGGCCATCATGGCGGCGGCGGACAAGACCGACTCGCCGGTGATCATCCAGGCGTCGCGCGGCGCCCGCTCCTACGCCAACGACATCATGCTCAAGCACATGATGGACGCGGTGACGGAAATCTATCCGCACATTCCCGTCTGCGTGCATCTCGACCACGGCAACGAGGCCGCGACCTGCATGACGGCAATCCAGTCCGGCTTCACCTCGGTGATGATGGACGGTTCGCTCAAGGCCGACGGCAAGACGCCGGCCGACTGGGCCTACAATGTGGGCGTCACCAAGAAGGTGACGGAGATGGCGCATCTCGGCGGCATTTCGGTTGAAGGCGAGCTTGGCGTTCTCGGTTCGCTGGAGACGGGCGAAGGCGAAAAGGAAGACGGCCACGGCGCGGAAGGCAAGCTCTCCCACGACCAGTTGCTCACCAATCCCGATGAAGCGGTGAAGTTCGTCAAGGAAACGGACGTGGACGCGCTCGCCATCGCCATGGGCACCTCGCACGGCGCCTACAAGTTCACCAAGAAGCCGGACGGCAAGGTGCTGGCGATGCACGTGATCGAAGAGATCCACAAGAAGCTTCCGAACACGCATCTGGTGATGCATGGCTCGTCGTCCGTGCCGGAAGACCTGCAGGAGATCATCAACAAGTTCGGCGGCAAGATGAAGCCCACCTGGGGCGTGCCGGTGGAAGAAATCCAGCGCGGCATCAAGAACGGCGTGCGCAAGATCAATATCGACACCGACAACCGCATGGCGCTCACCGGCGCCATCCGCAAGGTCTTCGCCGAGGAGCCTTCGGAGTTCGATCCGCGCAAGTACCTGAAGCCGGGCATGGATGCGATCAACAAGCTGTGCACGCAGCGTTTCAACGAATTCAACACGGCGGGCCAGGCCTCGAAGATCAAGAAGGTCATTCCGCTCGCGGACATGGCCAAGCTTTATGCCAAGGGCGACCTGAAGCAGAAGATCGCCGGCTGA